One Labrus mixtus chromosome 22, fLabMix1.1, whole genome shotgun sequence genomic window carries:
- the tmbim4 gene encoding protein lifeguard 4: protein MSSEKYPRSSIEDDFNYGTNVATASVQVRMDFLRKVYTLLSMQIILTTATSALFMFSDTIKEFVHHSPAVVLVSALGSLVVLVVLAVYRHQHPVNLYLLLLFTLLEAISVATALTFYEYSTVLQALFLTCAVFAGLTAFTFQSKRDFSKMGAGLFACLWILIIAGFMRFFFDSDSTELVLSGVGALVFCGFIIYDTHLLMKQLSPEEHVLASINLYLDIVNLFLHILRVLDSMKKH from the exons ATGAGCAGTGAGAAATATCCCCGCTCCTCTATAGAGGATGATTTTAACTACGGAACTAACGTGGCTACAGCCAGCGTGCAGGTCCGGATGG ACTTCCTGAGGAAGGTGTACACCCTCCTGAGCATGCAGATCATCCTGACTACAGCCACCTCCGCCCTCTTCATGTTCTCTGACACCATCAAGGAGTTTGTCCACCACAG TCCTGCGGTGGTTCTGGTGTCCGCTCTGGGCTCTCTGGTGGTTCTGGTGGTTCTGGCCGTCTACAGACACCAACACCCGGTGAATCtgtacctgctgctgctgttt ACTCTGCTGGAAGCGATCTCTGTGGCCACAGCCT TGACCTTCTACGAGTACTCCACGGTGCTGCAGGCGCTGTTCCTCACCTGTGCAGTGTTTGCTGGACTCACAGCGTTCACCTTTCAGTCCAAGAGAGACTTCAGTAAGATGGGAGCAGG actGTTCGCCTGTCTGTGGATCCTCATCATCGCAGGATTCATGAGG TTCTTCTTTGACAGTGACAGCACTGAGCTGGTCCTCAGTGGGGTGGGGGCTCTGGTGTTCTGTGGCTTCATCATCTATGACACCCacctgctgatgaagcagctgtCACCTGAGGAGCACGTCCTGGCCTCCATCAACCTTTACCTGGACATCGTCAACCTGTTCCTGCACATCCTGCGTGTGCTGGACTCGATGAAGAAACACTGA